In the Festucalex cinctus isolate MCC-2025b chromosome 10, RoL_Fcin_1.0, whole genome shotgun sequence genome, one interval contains:
- the ptprfa gene encoding protein tyrosine phosphatase receptor type Fa isoform X2, translated as MGTGRICRPDGGAVPLLVLSLSLAWLTLPSRADGVPSFVKSPDDQTGISGGVASFVCQAVGEPKPRITWMKKGKKVSSQRFEVIEFDDGSGSVLRIQPLRTHRDEAVYECTAANSLGEINASAKLTVLEEEQIPHGFPSIDMGPQLKVVERTRTATMLCAASGNPDPEIFWLKDFLPVDIESSNGRIKQLRSGGTPIRGALQIENSEESDQGKYECVAINSAGTRYSAPANLYVRDQREVRRVPPRFSIPPSHHEVMPGGSVNLTCVAVGAPMPYVKWMSGETELTREEEMPIGRNVLELANIRQSANYTCVAISSLGVIQTTAQITVKALPKPPTSLMVTETTATSVTLTWYSGTSEPVSYYVIQYRAKASDNGFQEVDGVATTRYSIGGLSPFSQYEFRVMAVNNVGRGPPGALVATLTSEQAPSSPPLRVQARMLSPTTVLVQWEPPEEANGQVRGYRVYYSADPHEPLGAWNKHNTDDSQLTTVAGLVPDATYALRVLAFTSVGDGPPSDVLLIKMQQGVPAQPSDLEAEAELDSRIMLSWLWPVEDPVVGYELRYWEANDPQEKHSVTFEPTGSYAVDDLKADTVYVFTLAARSETGLGVFTSPVEGRTARSTPSVPPQDVHLLSLSSTSIQVSWAPPPATPGGPYDTAAAVTGYSLAYCALDREDAQRHQVLGIGANERSFVLEGLEKWTEYSVRVRAVTDVGPGPESPPARVRTQEDVPGAPPRKVEVDAVNATAIRVSWKPPLTVKQNGHIRGYQIVYSRMERGEPHGQPLIVDVAHPDAQEAILTGLLPETTYSLTVAAYTTKGDGAHSKARLVTTTGAVPGKPTMMISTTIGNTALIQWQPPKEMVGEHMGYRLQYKRAEEGAFAVRDFHKTDDHFTVTGLHKGAAYIFKLCAKNRAGHGEEYVKEINTPEDTPASYPLNLSVVGLTATSTRLAWEPPPLAERNGKIVKYVVVYRDINSQNESSDATADTHASLNGLRPDTTYDIRVQAFTAKGGGPLSPSIQSRTMSTAMPVFTKNFGVKTVTKTSVLLTWDVPEIFESEVPLKILYNQQSVEVHGELKRKLITQLTPDTEYSFVLMSRGNSAGGLQQQVSIRTAPDLLLNKPSEYPQDVEEGGKVMLRLPRVPPGTPFRWFYVVVVPVISASLRWENPEDMDLQELLEGEDDARRKRRQLESDFLRPYVAAKLDSLPEVFTLGDGHVYHGFRNKALPGQQQYRFFVLAELTDRDSQRTLAASPFSDAIAVKLHSGMARHSEDPEMLWVMGPVLAVILIVIIVIAILLFKRKRTSLSSKDEHMAGVKDSLLAHSADPVEMRRLNYQAQGGSTLSCPTTPRMRQHPPIAACDLADHIDRLKANDGLRFSQEYESIDPGQQFTWEHSNMEINKPKNRYANVIAYDHTRVLLTPVDGVPGSDYINANYVDGYRKQNAYIATQGPLPDTLGDFWRLVWEQRTSTVVMMTRLEEKSRVKCDQYWPSRGTETYGMIQVTMLDTVELATYSVRTFALYKNGSSERREVRQFQFLAWPDHGVPEYPTPTLAFLRRVKACNPPDAGPMVVHCSAGVGRTGCFMVIDAMLERMKHEHSVDVYGHVTCMRAQRNYMVQTEDQYVFIHEALLEAAVCGNTEVAARNLYAHIHKLSHVPPGETVTAMELEFKKLANSKAHTSRFISANLPCNKFKNRLVNVMPFESSRVCLQPIRGVEGSDYINASFIDGYRLQRAYIASQGPLAETTEDFWRMLWEHNSTIVVMLTKLREMGREKCHQYWPAERSARYQYFVVDPMAEYNMPQYILREFKVTDARDGQSRTIRQFQFSDWPEQGVPKNGEGFIDFIGQVHKTKEQFGQDGPITVHCSAGVGRSGVFITLSIVLERMRYEGAVDIFHTVKTLRTQRPAIVQTEDQYQLCYRAALEYLGSFDHYAT; from the exons ATGGGCACGGGCCGCATCTGTCGGCCCGACGGTGGCGCCGTTCCCCTCCTGGTGCTCTCGTTATCGCTGGCCTGGCTGACGCTGCCGTCTCGCGCAGACG GCGTGCCGAGCTTCGTCAAGTCGCCCGACGACCAGACGGGCATCTCGGGGGGCGTGGCCTCGTTCGTGTGCCAGGCGGTGGGCGAGCCCAAGCCGCGCATCACCTGGATGAAGAAGGGCAAGAAAGTCAGCTCGCAGCGATTTGAG GTGATCGAGTTCGATGACGGCTCGGGTTCGGTTTTGCGCATCCAGCCGCTGAGGACGCACCGCGACGAAGCCGTCTACGAGTGCACCGCCGCCAACAGCCTGGGGGAGATCAACGCCAGCGCCAAACTCACTGTCCTGGAAG AGGAGCAGATCCCTCACGGCTTCCCGAGCATTGACATGGGTCCTCAGCTGAAGGTGGTGGAGAGGACGCGCACGGCCACCATGTTGTGCGCCGCCAGTGGAAACCCAGACCCCGAGATCTTCTGGCTCAAGGACTTTCTGCCCGTGGACATCGAAAGCAGCAACGGACGCATCAAGCAGCTGCGCTCGG GTGGTACACCGATCAGAG GCGCTCTTCAAATTGAGAACAGCGAGGAGTCAGACCAGGGCAAGTACGAATGTGTGGCCATCAACTCCGCGGGGACCAGATACTCGGCTCCGGCGAACCTCTACGTACGAG ACCAGCGAGAAG TTCGTCGCGTGCCACCTCGTTTCTCCATCCCGCCGTCCCACCACGAGGTGATGCCCGGCGGCAGCGTGAACCTGACGTGCGTGGCGGTGGGCGCCCCCATGCCCTACGTCAAGTGGATGAGCGGCGAGACTGAGCTGACCCGCGAGGAGGAGATGCCCATCGGACGCAACGTTCTGGAACTGGCTAACATCCGCCAGTCGGCCAACTACACCTGCGTGGCCATCTCCTCGCTGGGCGTGATCCAGACCACGGCGCAGATCACCGTTAAAG CCCTGCCCAAGCCCCCCACCTCCCTGATGGTGACCGAGACCACCGCCACCAGCGTCACCCTAACGTGGTACTCGGGCACCTCGGAGCCCGTGTCCTATTACGTGATCCAGTACCGCGCTAAGGCATCGGACAACGGCTTCCAGGAGGTGGACGGCGTGGCCACCACCCGCTACAGCATCGGCGGTCTCAGCCCCTTCTCCCAATACGAATTCCGGGTGATGGCGGTCAACAACGTGGGCCGGGGACCTCCGGGGGCCCTGGTGGCCACGCTCACCAGCGAGCAGGCGCCTTCCTCGCCTCCTCTCCGCGTCCAGGCCCGGATGCTGAGTCCCACCACCGTGCTGGTCCAATGGGAGCCGCCCGAGGAGGCCAACGGGCAGGTTCGGGGATACCGGGTCTACTACAGCGCCGATCCCCATGAGCCGCTCGGCGCCTGGAATAAACATAACACGGATGACAGTCAGCTGACCACCGTGGCCGGACTCGTCCCAGACGCCACCTACGCGTTGAGGGTGCTCGCCTTCACGTCAGTGGGTGACGGACCCCCGTCTGACGTCCTGCTCATCAAGATGCAGCAAGGAG TTCCTGCTCAGCCTTCGGATTTGGAAGCCGAAGCCGAATTGGACTCTCGCATCATGCTGTCGTGGCTCTGGCCCGTGGAGGATCCGGTCGTCGGGTATGAGTTGCGCTACTGGGAGGCCAACGACCCCCAGGAGAAG CACAGCGTGACCTTTGAACCCACCGGATCCTACGCTGTGGACGATCTGAAAGCCGACACCGTCTACGTGTTCACCCTGGCCGCCAGGTCTGAGACGGGCTTAGGAGTTTTCACGAGTCCCGTCGAGGGCAGGACCGCCCGATCCA CCCCCTCGGTGCCCCCCCAGGACGTCCACTTGCTCAGCCTGAGCTCCACCAGCATCCAAGTGAGTTGGGCGCCACCGCCCGCCACTCCCGGCGGGCCCTACGACACTGCCGCCGCCGTCACCGGCTACTCCCTCGCTTACTGCGCGCTGGACAGGGAGGACGCGCAGCGCCACCAGGTGTTGGGCATCGGCGCCAACGAGCGCAGCTTCGTCCTGGAGGGTCTGGAAAAGTGGACGGAATATTCCGTGCGGGTGCGAGCGGTCACCGACGTCGGACCCGGACCGGAGAGTCCGCCGGCCCGCGTCAGGACGCAGGAGGACG TGCCTGGAGCACCGCCCAGAAAGGTGGAGGTGGACGCCGTCAACGCCACGGCGATACGGGTGAGCTGGAAGCCGCCGCTGACCGTCAAGCAGAATGGCCACATTCGAGGCTACCAGATCGTCTACTCCAGGATGGAGCGAGGCGAGCCGCACGGGCAGCCCCTCATCGTGGACGTTGCCCACCCTGACGCTCAG GAAGCCATTTTGACGGGCCTGCTGCCGGAGACGACCTACTCGCTGACGGTGGCGGCCTACACCACCAAGGGGGACGGCGCCCACAGCAAGGCCCGGCTTGTCACCACCACGGGGGCAG TTCCAGGCAAGCCCACCATGATGATCAGCACTACCATCGGCAACACGGCGCTGATCCAATGGCAGCCGCCCAAGGAGATGGTGGGCGAGCACATGGGCTACCGGCTGCAGTACAAGCGGGCCGAGGAGGGCGCCTTCGCCGTCAGGGACTTCCACAAGACCGACGACCACTTCACCGTCACCGGCCTCCACAAAGGCGCCGCCTACATCTTCAAACTGTGCGCCAAGAACCGAGCGGGCCACGGCGAAGAGTACGTGAAGGAGATCAACACCCCCGAGGACACGCCCGCCAGTTACCCTCTCAACCTGAGCGTGGTGGGCCTGACCGCCACCTCCACCCGGCTGGCCTGGGAGCCGCCCCCGTTGGCCGAGCGCAACGGGAAGATCGTCAAGTACGTGGTGGTTTACCGCGACATCAACAGCCAGAACGAGAGCTCCGACGCCACGGCGGACACGCACGCGAGCCTGAACGGCCTGCGGCCCGACACCACCTACGACATCCGCGTGCAGGCCTTCACCGCGAAGGGCGGCGGACCGCTCAGCCCCAGCATTCAGAGCAGGACCATGTCCACCGCAATGCCAG TATTCACCAAGAACTTTGGTGTGAAGACAGTGACAAAAACGTCTGTGCTGCTGACCTGGGATGTTCCTGAGATCTTCGAGTCCGAGGTGCCCCTCAAG ATCCTGTACAACCAGCAGAGCGTGGAGGTGCACGGCGAACTCAAGAGGAAGCTCATCACACAGCTCACACCCGACACCGAATACTCCTTTGTGCTAATGAGCCGCGGGAACAGCGCCGGCGGCCTCCAGCAGCAGGTCTCCATCCGGACCGCTCCTGACCTGCTCCTGAACAAACCTTCAGAGTATCCGCAGGACGTGGAGGAGGGCGGGAAAGTCATGCTGCGGCTGCCTCGGGTTCCGCCGGGGACCCCGTTCAG GTGGTTCTACGTTGTGGTGGTTCCGGTCATCTCAGCATCCCTGAGGTGGGAGAACCCTGAAGACATGGACCTCCAAGAG CTCCTGGAAGGCGAGGATGACGCCCGGAGGAAGCGGAGGCAACTTGAGAGCGACTTCCTGCGGCCGTACGTGGCGGCCAAGCTGGACTCGCTTCCCGAGGTTTTCACGCTGGGTGACGGTCACGTGTACCACGGCTTCCGCAACAAGGCGTTGCCAGGGCAACAGCAGTACCGATTCTTCGTGCTGGCTGAGCTGACGGACCGCGACTCT CAGAGGACGCTGGCGGCCAGCCCGTTCTCGGACGCCATCGCTGTGAAGCTCCACAGCGGGATGGCGCGCCACTCCGAGGACCCCGAGATGCTTTGGGTGATGGGACCCGTGCTGGCCGTCAtcctcatcgtcatcatcgtcatcgccaTTCTGCTCTTCAAGAG GAAGCGAACGTCTCTGTCATCCAAAGACGAGCATATGGCGGGCGTGAAGGACTCACTGCTGGCCCACTCGGCCGACCCCGTGGAGATGAGGAGGCTCAACTATCAGGCGCAAG gtggcagcaccCTCAGTTGTCCAACCACACCAA GAATGAGACAACATCCTCCCATCGCCGCCTGCGACCTGGCCGACCACATCGATCGACTCAAGGCCAACGACGGCCTGCGCTTCTCGCAGGAGTACGAG TCCATCGACCCCGGTCAGCAATTCACATGGGAACATTCCAACATGGAGATCAACAAGCCGAAGAACCGCTACGCCAACGTCATCGCTTACGACCACACCAGAGTCCTCCTCACGCCCGTGGACG GCGTCCCCGGCAGCGACTACATCAACGCCAACTACGTGGACGGCTACCGGAAGCAGAACGCTTACATCGCCACGCAGGGGCCGCTGCCCGACACCCTCGGAGACTTCTGGAGGCTCGTGTGGGAGCAGCGCACCTCAACTGTCGTCATGATGACGCGCCTGGAGGAGAAGTCGCGG GTGAAGTGCGACCAATACTGGCCCAGTCGTGGTACTGAAACCTACGGCATGATCCAGGTGACCATGTTGGACACTGTGGAGTTGGCCACCTACAGCGTACGCACCTTCGCACTCTACAAG AACGGTTCGAGTGAGAGGAGGGAAGTGCGGCAGTTCCAGTTCCTGGCCTGGCCCGACCACGGCGTGCCTGAGTATCCCACCCCCACGCTGGCCTTCCTGCGCAGGGTCAAAGCCTGTAACCCCCCGGACGCCGGACCCATGGTGGTCCACTGCAG CGCGGGGGTCGGCCGCACGGGCTGCTTCATGGtgatcgacgccatgctggagcGCATGAAGCACGAGCACTCGGTGGACGTGTACGGACACGTCACCTGCATGAGGGCCCAGAGGAACTACATGGTCCAGACCGAGGACCAGTACGTCTTCATCCACGAGGCCCTGCTGGAGGCCGCCGTGTGCGGAAACACCGAGGTGGCCGCCCGGAACCTCTACGCGCACATACACAAGCTCAGCCACGTGCCACCTGGGGAGACCGTCACCGCCATGGAGCTGGAGTTTAAG aAGTTGGCCAACTCCAAAGCGCACACCTCCCGTTTCATCAGCGCCAACCTGCCGTGCAACAAGTTCAAGAACCGGCTGGTGAACGTCATGCCTTTCGAGTCGAGCCGCGTGTGTCTGCAGCCCATCAGAGGCGTGGAGGGCTCCGACTACATCAACGCCAGCTTCATCGACGGATACAG GCTGCAGAGAGCCTACATCGCCAGCCAGGGCCCCTTGGCGGAGACCACGGAGGACTTCTGGAGGATGCTGTGGGAACACAACTCCACCATCGTTGTCATGCTCACCAAACTGCGCGAGATGGGACGG GAAAAATGCCATCAGTACTGGCCCGCTGAGCGCTCAGCCCGCTACCAGTACTTTGTAGTGGACCCCATGGCTGAGTACAACATGCCGCAGTACATCCTGAGGGAGTTCAAAGTGACAGACGCCAGG GACGGCCAGTCAAGGACTATCAGGCAGTTTCAGTTCAGCGACTGGCCCGAGCAGGGAGTTCCTAAAAACGGGGAAGGCTTCATCGACTTCATCGGACAAGTCCACAAAACTAAGGAGCAGTTCGGCCAAGACGGACCCATCACTGTGCACTGCAG CGCCGGCGTGGGCCGCAGCGGCGTGTTCATCACGCTCAGCATCGTCCTGGAGAGGATGAGGTACGAGGGCGCCGTCGACATCTTCCACACGGTCAAGACCCTCAGGACTCAGCGGCCCGCCATCGTGCAGACCGAG GACCAGTACCAGCTGTGCTACCGGGCCGCCCTGGAGTACCTGGGAAGTTTTGACCACTATGCAACATAA
- the ptprfa gene encoding protein tyrosine phosphatase receptor type Fa isoform X8 yields MGTGRICRPDGGAVPLLVLSLSLAWLTLPSRADGVPSFVKSPDDQTGISGGVASFVCQAVGEPKPRITWMKKGKKVSSQRFEVIEFDDGSGSVLRIQPLRTHRDEAVYECTAANSLGEINASAKLTVLEEEQIPHGFPSIDMGPQLKVVERTRTATMLCAASGNPDPEIFWLKDFLPVDIESSNGRIKQLRSGGTPIRGALQIENSEESDQGKYECVAINSAGTRYSAPANLYVRVRRVPPRFSIPPSHHEVMPGGSVNLTCVAVGAPMPYVKWMSGETELTREEEMPIGRNVLELANIRQSANYTCVAISSLGVIQTTAQITVKALPKPPTSLMVTETTATSVTLTWYSGTSEPVSYYVIQYRAKASDNGFQEVDGVATTRYSIGGLSPFSQYEFRVMAVNNVGRGPPGALVATLTSEQAPSSPPLRVQARMLSPTTVLVQWEPPEEANGQVRGYRVYYSADPHEPLGAWNKHNTDDSQLTTVAGLVPDATYALRVLAFTSVGDGPPSDVLLIKMQQGVPAQPSDLEAEAELDSRIMLSWLWPVEDPVVGYELRYWEANDPQEKHSVTFEPTGSYAVDDLKADTVYVFTLAARSETGLGVFTSPVEGRTARSMPGAPPRKVEVDAVNATAIRVSWKPPLTVKQNGHIRGYQIVYSRMERGEPHGQPLIVDVAHPDAQEAILTGLLPETTYSLTVAAYTTKGDGAHSKARLVTTTGAVPGKPTMMISTTIGNTALIQWQPPKEMVGEHMGYRLQYKRAEEGAFAVRDFHKTDDHFTVTGLHKGAAYIFKLCAKNRAGHGEEYVKEINTPEDTPASYPLNLSVVGLTATSTRLAWEPPPLAERNGKIVKYVVVYRDINSQNESSDATADTHASLNGLRPDTTYDIRVQAFTAKGGGPLSPSIQSRTMSTAMPVFTKNFGVKTVTKTSVLLTWDVPEIFESEVPLKILYNQQSVEVHGELKRKLITQLTPDTEYSFVLMSRGNSAGGLQQQVSIRTAPDLLLNKPSEYPQDVEEGGKVMLRLPRVPPGTPFRWFYVVVVPVISASLRWENPEDMDLQELLEGEDDARRKRRQLESDFLRPYVAAKLDSLPEVFTLGDGHVYHGFRNKALPGQQQYRFFVLAELTDRDSQRTLAASPFSDAIAVKLHSGMARHSEDPEMLWVMGPVLAVILIVIIVIAILLFKSKQERKRTSLSSKDEHMAGVKDSLLAHSADPVEMRRLNYQAQGGSTLSCPTTPRMRQHPPIAACDLADHIDRLKANDGLRFSQEYESIDPGQQFTWEHSNMEINKPKNRYANVIAYDHTRVLLTPVDGVPGSDYINANYVDGYRKQNAYIATQGPLPDTLGDFWRLVWEQRTSTVVMMTRLEEKSRVKCDQYWPSRGTETYGMIQVTMLDTVELATYSVRTFALYKNGSSERREVRQFQFLAWPDHGVPEYPTPTLAFLRRVKACNPPDAGPMVVHCSAGVGRTGCFMVIDAMLERMKHEHSVDVYGHVTCMRAQRNYMVQTEDQYVFIHEALLEAAVCGNTEVAARNLYAHIHKLSHVPPGETVTAMELEFKKLANSKAHTSRFISANLPCNKFKNRLVNVMPFESSRVCLQPIRGVEGSDYINASFIDGYRLQRAYIASQGPLAETTEDFWRMLWEHNSTIVVMLTKLREMGREKCHQYWPAERSARYQYFVVDPMAEYNMPQYILREFKVTDARDGQSRTIRQFQFSDWPEQGVPKNGEGFIDFIGQVHKTKEQFGQDGPITVHCSAGVGRSGVFITLSIVLERMRYEGAVDIFHTVKTLRTQRPAIVQTEDQYQLCYRAALEYLGSFDHYAT; encoded by the exons ATGGGCACGGGCCGCATCTGTCGGCCCGACGGTGGCGCCGTTCCCCTCCTGGTGCTCTCGTTATCGCTGGCCTGGCTGACGCTGCCGTCTCGCGCAGACG GCGTGCCGAGCTTCGTCAAGTCGCCCGACGACCAGACGGGCATCTCGGGGGGCGTGGCCTCGTTCGTGTGCCAGGCGGTGGGCGAGCCCAAGCCGCGCATCACCTGGATGAAGAAGGGCAAGAAAGTCAGCTCGCAGCGATTTGAG GTGATCGAGTTCGATGACGGCTCGGGTTCGGTTTTGCGCATCCAGCCGCTGAGGACGCACCGCGACGAAGCCGTCTACGAGTGCACCGCCGCCAACAGCCTGGGGGAGATCAACGCCAGCGCCAAACTCACTGTCCTGGAAG AGGAGCAGATCCCTCACGGCTTCCCGAGCATTGACATGGGTCCTCAGCTGAAGGTGGTGGAGAGGACGCGCACGGCCACCATGTTGTGCGCCGCCAGTGGAAACCCAGACCCCGAGATCTTCTGGCTCAAGGACTTTCTGCCCGTGGACATCGAAAGCAGCAACGGACGCATCAAGCAGCTGCGCTCGG GTGGTACACCGATCAGAG GCGCTCTTCAAATTGAGAACAGCGAGGAGTCAGACCAGGGCAAGTACGAATGTGTGGCCATCAACTCCGCGGGGACCAGATACTCGGCTCCGGCGAACCTCTACGTACGAG TTCGTCGCGTGCCACCTCGTTTCTCCATCCCGCCGTCCCACCACGAGGTGATGCCCGGCGGCAGCGTGAACCTGACGTGCGTGGCGGTGGGCGCCCCCATGCCCTACGTCAAGTGGATGAGCGGCGAGACTGAGCTGACCCGCGAGGAGGAGATGCCCATCGGACGCAACGTTCTGGAACTGGCTAACATCCGCCAGTCGGCCAACTACACCTGCGTGGCCATCTCCTCGCTGGGCGTGATCCAGACCACGGCGCAGATCACCGTTAAAG CCCTGCCCAAGCCCCCCACCTCCCTGATGGTGACCGAGACCACCGCCACCAGCGTCACCCTAACGTGGTACTCGGGCACCTCGGAGCCCGTGTCCTATTACGTGATCCAGTACCGCGCTAAGGCATCGGACAACGGCTTCCAGGAGGTGGACGGCGTGGCCACCACCCGCTACAGCATCGGCGGTCTCAGCCCCTTCTCCCAATACGAATTCCGGGTGATGGCGGTCAACAACGTGGGCCGGGGACCTCCGGGGGCCCTGGTGGCCACGCTCACCAGCGAGCAGGCGCCTTCCTCGCCTCCTCTCCGCGTCCAGGCCCGGATGCTGAGTCCCACCACCGTGCTGGTCCAATGGGAGCCGCCCGAGGAGGCCAACGGGCAGGTTCGGGGATACCGGGTCTACTACAGCGCCGATCCCCATGAGCCGCTCGGCGCCTGGAATAAACATAACACGGATGACAGTCAGCTGACCACCGTGGCCGGACTCGTCCCAGACGCCACCTACGCGTTGAGGGTGCTCGCCTTCACGTCAGTGGGTGACGGACCCCCGTCTGACGTCCTGCTCATCAAGATGCAGCAAGGAG TTCCTGCTCAGCCTTCGGATTTGGAAGCCGAAGCCGAATTGGACTCTCGCATCATGCTGTCGTGGCTCTGGCCCGTGGAGGATCCGGTCGTCGGGTATGAGTTGCGCTACTGGGAGGCCAACGACCCCCAGGAGAAG CACAGCGTGACCTTTGAACCCACCGGATCCTACGCTGTGGACGATCTGAAAGCCGACACCGTCTACGTGTTCACCCTGGCCGCCAGGTCTGAGACGGGCTTAGGAGTTTTCACGAGTCCCGTCGAGGGCAGGACCGCCCGATCCA TGCCTGGAGCACCGCCCAGAAAGGTGGAGGTGGACGCCGTCAACGCCACGGCGATACGGGTGAGCTGGAAGCCGCCGCTGACCGTCAAGCAGAATGGCCACATTCGAGGCTACCAGATCGTCTACTCCAGGATGGAGCGAGGCGAGCCGCACGGGCAGCCCCTCATCGTGGACGTTGCCCACCCTGACGCTCAG GAAGCCATTTTGACGGGCCTGCTGCCGGAGACGACCTACTCGCTGACGGTGGCGGCCTACACCACCAAGGGGGACGGCGCCCACAGCAAGGCCCGGCTTGTCACCACCACGGGGGCAG TTCCAGGCAAGCCCACCATGATGATCAGCACTACCATCGGCAACACGGCGCTGATCCAATGGCAGCCGCCCAAGGAGATGGTGGGCGAGCACATGGGCTACCGGCTGCAGTACAAGCGGGCCGAGGAGGGCGCCTTCGCCGTCAGGGACTTCCACAAGACCGACGACCACTTCACCGTCACCGGCCTCCACAAAGGCGCCGCCTACATCTTCAAACTGTGCGCCAAGAACCGAGCGGGCCACGGCGAAGAGTACGTGAAGGAGATCAACACCCCCGAGGACACGCCCGCCAGTTACCCTCTCAACCTGAGCGTGGTGGGCCTGACCGCCACCTCCACCCGGCTGGCCTGGGAGCCGCCCCCGTTGGCCGAGCGCAACGGGAAGATCGTCAAGTACGTGGTGGTTTACCGCGACATCAACAGCCAGAACGAGAGCTCCGACGCCACGGCGGACACGCACGCGAGCCTGAACGGCCTGCGGCCCGACACCACCTACGACATCCGCGTGCAGGCCTTCACCGCGAAGGGCGGCGGACCGCTCAGCCCCAGCATTCAGAGCAGGACCATGTCCACCGCAATGCCAG TATTCACCAAGAACTTTGGTGTGAAGACAGTGACAAAAACGTCTGTGCTGCTGACCTGGGATGTTCCTGAGATCTTCGAGTCCGAGGTGCCCCTCAAG ATCCTGTACAACCAGCAGAGCGTGGAGGTGCACGGCGAACTCAAGAGGAAGCTCATCACACAGCTCACACCCGACACCGAATACTCCTTTGTGCTAATGAGCCGCGGGAACAGCGCCGGCGGCCTCCAGCAGCAGGTCTCCATCCGGACCGCTCCTGACCTGCTCCTGAACAAACCTTCAGAGTATCCGCAGGACGTGGAGGAGGGCGGGAAAGTCATGCTGCGGCTGCCTCGGGTTCCGCCGGGGACCCCGTTCAG GTGGTTCTACGTTGTGGTGGTTCCGGTCATCTCAGCATCCCTGAGGTGGGAGAACCCTGAAGACATGGACCTCCAAGAG CTCCTGGAAGGCGAGGATGACGCCCGGAGGAAGCGGAGGCAACTTGAGAGCGACTTCCTGCGGCCGTACGTGGCGGCCAAGCTGGACTCGCTTCCCGAGGTTTTCACGCTGGGTGACGGTCACGTGTACCACGGCTTCCGCAACAAGGCGTTGCCAGGGCAACAGCAGTACCGATTCTTCGTGCTGGCTGAGCTGACGGACCGCGACTCT CAGAGGACGCTGGCGGCCAGCCCGTTCTCGGACGCCATCGCTGTGAAGCTCCACAGCGGGATGGCGCGCCACTCCGAGGACCCCGAGATGCTTTGGGTGATGGGACCCGTGCTGGCCGTCAtcctcatcgtcatcatcgtcatcgccaTTCTGCTCTTCAAGAG CAAACAAGAAAG GAAGCGAACGTCTCTGTCATCCAAAGACGAGCATATGGCGGGCGTGAAGGACTCACTGCTGGCCCACTCGGCCGACCCCGTGGAGATGAGGAGGCTCAACTATCAGGCGCAAG gtggcagcaccCTCAGTTGTCCAACCACACCAA GAATGAGACAACATCCTCCCATCGCCGCCTGCGACCTGGCCGACCACATCGATCGACTCAAGGCCAACGACGGCCTGCGCTTCTCGCAGGAGTACGAG TCCATCGACCCCGGTCAGCAATTCACATGGGAACATTCCAACATGGAGATCAACAAGCCGAAGAACCGCTACGCCAACGTCATCGCTTACGACCACACCAGAGTCCTCCTCACGCCCGTGGACG GCGTCCCCGGCAGCGACTACATCAACGCCAACTACGTGGACGGCTACCGGAAGCAGAACGCTTACATCGCCACGCAGGGGCCGCTGCCCGACACCCTCGGAGACTTCTGGAGGCTCGTGTGGGAGCAGCGCACCTCAACTGTCGTCATGATGACGCGCCTGGAGGAGAAGTCGCGG GTGAAGTGCGACCAATACTGGCCCAGTCGTGGTACTGAAACCTACGGCATGATCCAGGTGACCATGTTGGACACTGTGGAGTTGGCCACCTACAGCGTACGCACCTTCGCACTCTACAAG AACGGTTCGAGTGAGAGGAGGGAAGTGCGGCAGTTCCAGTTCCTGGCCTGGCCCGACCACGGCGTGCCTGAGTATCCCACCCCCACGCTGGCCTTCCTGCGCAGGGTCAAAGCCTGTAACCCCCCGGACGCCGGACCCATGGTGGTCCACTGCAG CGCGGGGGTCGGCCGCACGGGCTGCTTCATGGtgatcgacgccatgctggagcGCATGAAGCACGAGCACTCGGTGGACGTGTACGGACACGTCACCTGCATGAGGGCCCAGAGGAACTACATGGTCCAGACCGAGGACCAGTACGTCTTCATCCACGAGGCCCTGCTGGAGGCCGCCGTGTGCGGAAACACCGAGGTGGCCGCCCGGAACCTCTACGCGCACATACACAAGCTCAGCCACGTGCCACCTGGGGAGACCGTCACCGCCATGGAGCTGGAGTTTAAG aAGTTGGCCAACTCCAAAGCGCACACCTCCCGTTTCATCAGCGCCAACCTGCCGTGCAACAAGTTCAAGAACCGGCTGGTGAACGTCATGCCTTTCGAGTCGAGCCGCGTGTGTCTGCAGCCCATCAGAGGCGTGGAGGGCTCCGACTACATCAACGCCAGCTTCATCGACGGATACAG GCTGCAGAGAGCCTACATCGCCAGCCAGGGCCCCTTGGCGGAGACCACGGAGGACTTCTGGAGGATGCTGTGGGAACACAACTCCACCATCGTTGTCATGCTCACCAAACTGCGCGAGATGGGACGG GAAAAATGCCATCAGTACTGGCCCGCTGAGCGCTCAGCCCGCTACCAGTACTTTGTAGTGGACCCCATGGCTGAGTACAACATGCCGCAGTACATCCTGAGGGAGTTCAAAGTGACAGACGCCAGG GACGGCCAGTCAAGGACTATCAGGCAGTTTCAGTTCAGCGACTGGCCCGAGCAGGGAGTTCCTAAAAACGGGGAAGGCTTCATCGACTTCATCGGACAAGTCCACAAAACTAAGGAGCAGTTCGGCCAAGACGGACCCATCACTGTGCACTGCAG CGCCGGCGTGGGCCGCAGCGGCGTGTTCATCACGCTCAGCATCGTCCTGGAGAGGATGAGGTACGAGGGCGCCGTCGACATCTTCCACACGGTCAAGACCCTCAGGACTCAGCGGCCCGCCATCGTGCAGACCGAG GACCAGTACCAGCTGTGCTACCGGGCCGCCCTGGAGTACCTGGGAAGTTTTGACCACTATGCAACATAA